The DNA sequence ATGATCTTGCTTACATGCCTGCCATAAAGAATGGCAGATTTGGGTTCAATTTGTTAGTGGGTGGATTTTTTAGCCCCAAAAGATGTGCTGAGGCCATTCCACTTGATGCCTGGGTTCCAGCAGATGATGTGATCTCATTGTGTAAGGCAGTATTAGAGGCATACAGAGATCTCGGAACAAGAGGGAACAGACAGAAAACTAGAATGATGTGGCTAATCGATGAACTGGTAAGCAGTGATTTCTTAGTAATCATTTTAACTCCTTTTGTCCTTAAATGAGGCACATCAGACCTTAGAATAAACATAAAAGATAAATTTATTTGCCATAAAACTTGTGCATTGTGGAACTGCAGGGTGTAGAGGGATTTCGATCAGAAGTTGTGAAGAGAATGCCCCAGAAAGAGCTAGAGAGATCATCTTCCGAAGACTTGGTTCAAACACAATGGGAGAGGAGAGACTATCTTGGCGTCCACCCACAAAAACAAGAGGGCTTTAGTTTTGTAGGCCTTCATATTCCAGTAGGACGTGTTCAAGCGAACGACATGGATGAGCTAGCTCGATTAGCAGACGAGTACGGATCAGGTGAACTCCGTCTCACTGTCGAGCAAAACATCATCATCCCAAATATTGAAAACTCAAAGCTCGATGCTTTGCTCAACGAGCCTCTTTTGAAGGAAAGGTTCTTACCAGAGCCACACATTCTGTTAAAAGGATTAGTAGCTTGTACTGGCAATCAGTTTTGTGGACAAGCCATAATTGAGACCAAGGCCCGGGCTCTCCAAGTGACTGAAGACGTGGGGAGACTAGTATCCGTGACACGGCCTGTTCGAATGCACTGGACAGGATGCCCAAATACATGTGGACAAGTTCAAGTTGCTGATATTGGATTCTTGGGTTGCATGGCAAGGGACGAAAATGGGAAGCCTTGTGAAGGTGCAGACGTGTACTTGGGAGGCAGAATTGGAAGCGACTCACATTTGGGAGAAATCTACAAAAAGGCTGTTCCTTGTAAGGACTTGGTTCCAGTAGTTGTGGAAATTTTGGTGAATAAATTCGGTGCAGTTCCAAGAGAAAGGGAGGAAGTGGAAGATTAGTTTTGATATAATTTGTTTCATAATTGTGATACATGTAATAAAAAGTACGGGTACATTTGCAAGAACCCTTAATTTTCGACAATGTAATAGGTATACtattgttttcttttatttgcCAAATGAAATATATTATTTGTCTCTGTCTAGCTATATATGTAATGGATCAGATTTTATGCCAACATTAAGACCCCATTTGTAAATTAGGCTTAAAATTTTAACATGGTAAATTAAACCTTTGCAAAATTAATTAGGCTTACAATTTGAAAATGGTAAATTAAACCTTTGCAATATTAATTTAGAGAATAGATTAGTGTGCAACGGCCTGCATCTTATAATCTTCGGTGAAGTTTCAGTATGTATCTTCAACAGTTTAATGAAAGCTTAGTGTTATGTCCAGATTTTTTTCGCATAGAAGAACGACTTTCGGTCATTCAAAAACAGCCTTCGGATTAGACCTGAAAAGGAAAAAAATGTAATGGATTGTTTTCCCGATTCACCTCTAGTGTGAGAATCGGTAATCTGGATGCATATAGGTTTTAGAATACAAGATTACAGAGAGAGTTTTTGAGAGTGTATTGAGTCATCTTGTATCATATATTTCTAGGGATATTTATACTCAAACATGTAATTAAAGTTCATCTTGTTATGAGAAGATTCTGGTTGAATGTTGGAGGAGTGATGTGGGGTAGCTGTTTCGATTCCGTACTCTAAACACCTGGTGAGAGGCTAAGTGAGCCTTCGGCCTTTGAGCTGTGTGGGCTTTTGGCCCAAAGCCTTGATGGGCCTTATTGGACCTACAGCTAACATGTCTCTGTTTTTCGACCGGTCCATCGGTCGGTCGATAGATATAAAACTTGGCCCATTTTGGAATGAAAACCCTAGGATTCTCCTTCTGTCTTTTCTCGGATTCGTCCGGCCACGTGGCAACATCGTGGGGGAACTGTGAACTCATTGAAGTGGACAGCCGTCCTACACATTTATCCATGATCTCATTGTGGCCATAAAATCTCAACCATTTTCATCTGGGTCGTTGGTTCAAAAATGACCGGGAAGGATTTTTGGTACCCAATCGTTTCTTTTGGGGTGCCTATATAAACATTCAAATCCTTCTTTGTTTTCATTTTCCCACCCAAACACCAAAAGTTCAAGCACCAAGACAAAAAACACTCCCAAATTTTCCAGCAAACTCAAGACGGACATCGTTAATTCTACCTTTCCAGATTACCCTATTTCTCTCGAAGAGCATCTTGAAATCAATAAGTATCAATACCCCTTTTGTAACACCCCACTTAAACAAGTAGATGCTACACAAGCTAAGCCTTTTATTAATGGAAGTAAAAACAagttaaatataatttattaaactaaCAAAAGTTCAAAAGATCCAAAATAAAGTTCTCTAACAAGATACAAAATAATATGGAATAAAACATGTTCTTGACTTTATTTTCAACTAGATAAACAAGTTAAAATCTGGGCAGCACTCATCACACCCCCACTTTACCCCTGACTACCTGTGGAAAGAAATAAATAcgagtgagccaaatgcccagtacgaaTATATCATTAAATAGTAAAGCAAAATAattatttgattttaataatTAGCCAAAAAGATGAGTAATATGACAGTAATTATTTAGAATCAAGGAACAAACTAATCCAAACAAAATCAAAGAAATGGCTGAGAACAAGTAAGGTGGGTACTAATAAGGGCATCTTATAAAATCTCTGCTCGCTAGTAAACACCAAGCAAAGTACAGTGCAAACAGTTCCTTCCCCGGTTATCCACGGGAAGAATAAAATGAAATGTATAAAACATTTccacaaataaataaaatgatgATGATCCTAATCATGTCTCATACCCTAGAGACATGCTAGTATACTCACAACATTGATACGAGTTAGTGCCTAGAGCACCAAAGACAGCAAAAACTCCACGTGTCTCGTCTGTGATTTACCCACACAGATAAGTTTAAGAGCCCATAACAAATGGTTACAAAGTGTTGCCAATAGTACATAAAATAAAAATTGTATGGGAAAAATCAAGTATACTAATAGGCAACATGAATCAAAAGAGATTAAGAAACAACAGAGATCAAAGATGGCTAAGCAAAaattaacaagtcacatacaCGAGATGTACaacttaacaaaataaaatatgataAGATAAATATAATAGAAGAggaagaaaatatattttaaaatgaaGAGAGAATGGAGGATACTCGTACCTGGAATGAGTCTAAAATATTCAATAATGCTCACACAACTACCTAGCTCCAAATCAACCTCCAACTCAATCTATAATATCAAcaaaaatataacttataaatgccaaactctgaaacccttatatcactaaaatataagctaacaaaattataatattttatacagTTGCCACACCTAACACAGATGATCACAgtgtaatataaatatataactaacaaataatctgaataatatacaagttggtttataaaatataaaagatattttattaatttataaaagtaATGTAGAAATATTTAAGCACATAAATTCATAAAAGTagataaatataaattatacatTAATTTAACACATTAAATTGTAACAAAAAATtaagaaaatgataaaaataaatatagcaTTTATGCTCTCTGTTTAGCTACACATGCTGACAAGATTTATCAAATCCACCTCTGGCACATTAATACTACACACTACatacaaaatttaaattattatggTAAAGCATTAGATACCATAATTAATATCATATTggttataaaaaaaataatgagACTAAAGTTTCAAATATACTATGCATGAGGAAAATATAATAATGTAATATGATTAACAAATATAAACaatttataattttagataaACAAACAACCAATTGTTAATTACTTAACTTAATTAACAAAATACTTTGACTACATATTTCctgtaaaataaaataatatacatatCATTAGTCCCACACATACATATTTAGTCAATTTTAACAAATCTCAATAAAGTAAATCTTgtgaaaatagattttattttacaaatatttttacatattaaCAGACTAGCACAATATAACATGATAATATTGTGAACAACTCACAAACTTAACTGGTAAATAATAACTAACAAAACTAGTCAGACACTAACAATATTAAAATGTACCATATCACCCACTTAATAAAATGTAAAAACCCTGAGAATCATATAATTTTTTAAACAAACTTAAtgacataaaaattaaaaacaaaaataacAAGGAACATGACTAATTAGACCACTACTAATTAAACACCTTCTGGCCATTACAAATAACAATTAATTAAACAATTGAATCAATTAAACATGCATTGAACAATAACctaacacaatatataaacacataaacaaataatATAATAATCTAATAACACTTACCGAATTTAGAGCCTAATATAAGTATGTAAAAATGTGTACAAATAGTTATAAACCTGAAAATAAAATGACTAATATTAGTATACAGTATTAAATTACGCAAtgattaaattttaaataaacctCCTCAAGATGTACACTTCTCTGAAAGTTTTGGTACGGCTTAACATAACTTCCTTGTAATTCTCTTTCTCCTCCTCCTAATATTTAATAACCCAGTATTTAACAGTGAAACTCCAGTTAGCTCTTCTCTGACCTTCTTTAGCACTAACAGTCTGTTTATATAATAAGTAGCTCAACAAACTATGAAACTCTTATCACCTGGTTTGACTCATAGCCAATTATCTACATAAAACATTATCCATAAATTTTGAAttctaaaatcaattaataaaatatttactAAGTTATTATACCAACAATGTACCAAATAAAATATGGGGTACTAtattcttccctccttaaaataatttcgtCCTTGAAATTATAGTGAAGTACCTGATTCGAAGAGGTACGGATATCTTGCGCGGACTGAATCCTCGATTTCCCAAGTAGGTACCCGAACATCATGATTTTTCCATAAAACTTTAACAAATGGATCGTGTTCTTGCGCAACACTCTATCCTCCCTCGCCAATATATCTTCAGCTTCTTCTTTACAAGACAAATCTTCACGAAATGCATCTAAGGGATACTGAACAACATGATTAGAATGATACACATACTTCCTCAGAACCGATGCATGAAACACATTGTGTACTCGTGACAATTATGGCGGTAAAGCAACTCTATATGCCACTGCTCCAACCCTCTCAAGAATTTCAAAAGGTCCTATATACCTCGAACTTAgcttacccttctgaccaaatcgctGAATGCCTCTCTGAGGAGATATCTTAAGGAAGACCTTGTCTCCTGCTTTAAATTCATATTCTCTCCTACCCTATCAGCATAACTCTTCTGTCTAGATCGAGCTTGTTCAAGTCTTTTTCGAGCAACTGCTACCTTATCTGTAGTGACTTGGACTAGATCGGGACCCTCTAAAAGcttctctcctacttcattcCAATAAATAGGTGTTCTGCACTTGCGCCCATAGAGTGCCTCAAAAGGAGCTATACCACTGCTGCTCTGCcaactgttgttataagcaaattcaaCCAAGGGCAAATAGTCATCCCAATTTCCATACCACTCTAATGCACATGCTCGCAACATGTCCTCCAAGGTCTGAATTGTCCTCTCTGACTGCCCATCTGACAGTGGATGAAAAGTTGTGCTATAGTTCAACTCGGTACCCCATGCCTTTTGAAATCCTTTCCAAAACCTTGAAGTGAATCTGAAATCTCTGTCGGACACGATCGAAACTGGAATCCCGTGTAGTCTAACAATCTCATTCCTGTATAATAACGCTAAGCCCTCCAAGTTCATGTTCTCACGGATTGCCAAAAAGTGAGCAGATTTAGTGAGTCTATCTACAatcacccatatcgcatcatgttTCTTAAAAGTCTTAGGCAATCCTATGACAAAATCCATGCAAATATTCTCCCACTTCCAAGTAGGTAACTTTAATGGTTGTAATAAGCCACTTGGCCTCTGATGCTCAATCTTCACCTGTTGACAAGTCAAACACTTTGAAACAAAATCGGCAATATCTCGTTTCATGCCACTCCACCAAAAGTGTTCCTTTAAATCTCGAATACATCTATTTCTCacctggatgaatagaaaatAGTGATCTATGAGCCTCTTCCATCAATTCCTCCCTGAATTCCTTGTTAGCAGGCACACATAGACGATTATACATCCATAGAATGCCATGATCATCAAAATGAAATCCTGGTTGCTTTTCAGGATCAATATTCTGGACAAAAGACCACAATTCTCCATCTCCATCTTGAGCTGCCTTAATCCTAGTGATAAGACTAGGCTCGACATGCAAACTTGCTACCATACCAACTATATCCTGATGATAAAACTCCAAACCAAATTTCTCAATCTCACATTGAAGAGGTTGTTGCTGTGTCACCAACGCGGCTAAATTTCTAAAATCCTTCATGCTTAAAATATCTGCAACCTTATTAGCCTTGCCGGATGATACCGAATGCTCACATCATAGTCTTTCAATAATTCAATCCATcgtctttgcctcatattaagctctttctgcgtgaatatgtacttcaaactcttgtggtcagTAAAGATCTCACACTTATCACCATACAAATGGTGCCGCCATATCTTTAATGCAAAAATGATGGCTGCAAGCTCTAAGTCATGTGTCGGATAATTCAGCTCGTGAGGCTTTaattgtcttgaagcgtaggcaatcacatttccatgttgcatcaatacacagtCAAATCCCTTCTtcgaagcatcactataaatcacatagccTCCCAATCCTGATGGTAGTGTCAATAATGGTGATGTCACAAGTCTCTtattcaattcttgaaaactagtATCACACTCATCAGTCCATATGAACTTGTTGCTTTTTCGAGTCAACTGTGTCATTGGCATCGCAATTGTTGAAAAGCCTTCTACAAATCGACGATAGTAGTCCGCAAGTCCCAAGAAACTCCTCACTTCTGTCACAGTTCTAGGTCTTGGCCAATTGGTAATAGCCTCAACCTTGGCTGGATCTACCTTGATTCCATCTGCTGATACAATATGTCCCAAAAATGCAACTTGAtcaagccaaaattcacacttcttGTATTTTGTATATAAATTTTTATTCCGCAGTGTTTCCAACACAACTCGAAGATGCTCATCATGTTCTTCCCTTGACTTTGAATACACcaatatatcatcaataaacacaatcaaAAAATTGTCCAGAAAATCCTTGAATACCCTATTCATTAGGTCCATGAAAACTGCaggtgcatttgtcaatccaaaagacataaCAAGAAACTCGTAGTGTCCGTAACGAGTCCTAAATGTTGTCTTCGGAATATCACTTACCTTCACTCTTAGTTGATGATAACCTGACCGtagatcaatctttgaaaaatattttgccCCTTGAagctgatcaaataagtcatcgatccTCGGCAATGGATATCTATTCTTCACCGTGATTCgattcaactctcgataatcaaTACAGAGTCTCATcgaaccatccttcttcttcacaaatagaACTGGTGCTCCCCAAGGTGAAACACTGGGTCTAATAAAACCCTTATCAAGTAACTCCTCAAGATGTCCTTTTAGCTCTTGTAGCTCTAACAGagccattctataaggtgccttgGAAATAGGTTGTGCATCTGGTAACAAATCGATAGAAAATTCTACCTCTCTTTCTGGCGGAAGACCCTCCAAATCCTCGGGAAATACATCTAAAAACTCACGAACAACAAGAACATCTTCTAACTTTGGCTGCACCTTAGACGTGTCAATCACATAAGCCAAAAATCCTTCACATCCATGAGCAATCATCTTCTTAGCCTTGATGGCCGAAATGAATTTTCCACAACCACTAGGCTTCGAACCCTGAAACTCGAACTCGGGCGAATTAGGGTCCCCAAAATTTAATCTTTTTCCTGGACAATTAATCGTAGCTTTGTGTCGCTCcagccaatccattcccaaaataacatcaaagtcccTCATCTGAATAGGTAAGAGATCTACAAGTAGTTCTCTATCGTCTACTCTAATCACACAATCATGATATTGAGTATTCACAAACATAGTTACACCCATAGGAGTGCCAACAGAAAAATATGATAAAAGTGTAGTAGATGCAATGTCTAAGTGTTTAGCATAAGATGTAGAGACAAATGAATGAGTAGCTCCAGTATGAAATAAGATGGTAGCATTtctgttaggtatgaatacaacacagagggggggggggtgaatgtgttttagcttaaatgtttgatttttgatcgacttaggctttagcagttggttgttatcaatgatttagtagaatagatgttaaacataaataactgtgcaaatatgtaaaacaaagatcttcaaaactcacttaattttatattaaaattaagcagtgttttgctacaaaatctttaagttcttgttttagaacttagcttctttcttgagagagaacacccaattttctatctagattgttcttcttaactagaggaccagtgttaactttataactcagttaactgctggtttacacagtggataataaacatgctattagcttttctaaactgtcacttgtcatttctatttatagaaaatcaaatcttccatttctggcttagcatatctttagcatcccgtgattactttaatcttctctgtcagttaatctttgccattgatcttgcacatctctcaagctgctttttgtagacttgtcaatccagctatgtgaattgtttgttgatttgcaaccttgaatattaaactgttctgcaattctgtacttagagaaatttcttcacttcgagatctccaactaagctgtagagaactcgacatctcgataggcatgttggcttatcgatatctctgaaacttcattgttgacttgacttatcgacaactctaagttctctagtgaattttgatttatcgataactcagagttctctaatggactttggcttatcgataactcagagttctctaatgaatgtatacttgtcgatatctctgagttctcgaatgggtatctgacttatcgatatctccaatagcatttcctgagttctcgatagacagtTCCTGAGTTCCcgataggcaattcctgagttctcgataggtctttctgagttctcgaatgacttctctataatactaattctgtgacttgtagagatcttgacttagaatgttttacaccaaacagatttattcaactccaagcttcttcataattcttctgaggcatgatcttcttgatcttcttccagatagaattcttaggcttgacactgtttagagaaaaatgctccagtctgctctaTTTACA is a window from the Apium graveolens cultivar Ventura chromosome 1, ASM990537v1, whole genome shotgun sequence genome containing:
- the LOC141667642 gene encoding ferredoxin--nitrite reductase, chloroplastic encodes the protein MSSFSVKFLAPPMLQNTSFYSKNTRVHATPPAQTAVPVPSVVVDGVERLEPRVEQREGYWILKEKFRKGINPQEKVKIESEPMKLFIENGVEDLAKIPIEDLDNLKATKDDIDVRLKWLGLFHRRKQQYGRFMMRLKLPNGVTTSAQTRYLASVIRQYGKEGCADVTTRQNWQIRGVVLPDVPEILKGLDAVGLTSLQSGMDNVRNPVGNPLAGIDPDEIVDTRPYTNLLSQFITANSRGNTDFTNLPRKWNVCVIGSHDLYEHPHINDLAYMPAIKNGRFGFNLLVGGFFSPKRCAEAIPLDAWVPADDVISLCKAVLEAYRDLGTRGNRQKTRMMWLIDELGVEGFRSEVVKRMPQKELERSSSEDLVQTQWERRDYLGVHPQKQEGFSFVGLHIPVGRVQANDMDELARLADEYGSGELRLTVEQNIIIPNIENSKLDALLNEPLLKERFLPEPHILLKGLVACTGNQFCGQAIIETKARALQVTEDVGRLVSVTRPVRMHWTGCPNTCGQVQVADIGFLGCMARDENGKPCEGADVYLGGRIGSDSHLGEIYKKAVPCKDLVPVVVEILVNKFGAVPREREEVED